DNA from Gephyromycinifex aptenodytis:
CGCCAACTTCATCTGTGTCTCCCTCAACCGTGTTCGATGTCAGGTGCGTTCAGTCACCGGCGATGCCGGTGCGTTCCACTCCTTCGACGATCCAGCGTTGCAGGAACAAGAAGATGAGCAGCATCGGCAGGATCGCGACCAGAGCGGCCGCGAACAGTTGCGGCAAGTTGATCGTCTGCGCGGTCAAGAACGTCGACAGCGCGATCTGCACCGTCCACGCCTGCGAGTCCTGCCCGATGACCAGCGGCCACAGGAACGCATTCCAGGCGCCGATGAAGGTGATGGTGCCGATCGCGGCGCCGAAGCCGAGCGAATTCGGGATGACGATGCGCCAGAAGGTGCCCCAATAGCCCAGGCCGTCGATGAATGCTGCTTCCTCGATCTCCTTGGGGAACCCCAGGTAGAACTGGCGGAACAGGAACGTCGCGAGCGCCTGGAACAACCCCGGCACGATGAGGCCCCGCAGCGTGCTCACCCAGCCCAACGTGGAGACCAGGACGAAGCTGGGCACGAAGGTCACCGCGGCCGGGATGAGCAGCGTCGCCGTGATCAGCCCGAAGACCACGTTGCTCCATCGGTAGGGGATCCGGGCCAAGCCGTAGCCGGCCATCGCCGACAACACCAGCACCCCCGCGGTCTGCACGAAAGAGACCACGACGGAATTGAGCAGCGCCCGGCTCATCGGCACTGCCGGGTTGGCGAACAGGTCGCGGAAGTTGTCCAGGCTCCAGTGCTGGGGAACCCACTGCCATTCCGGCGCGGTCATCTCGGCCTGGGTCATGAACGCGTTGCGCACGAGTAGATAGAAGGGGATGAGGAAGAACAACGCCGCGATGCTCAGCGCTGCGTAGCGGGTGAACGTGGCGAGTTGGCTACGCGCACCTCGGCGCACGACGTGCGGTGTCGACATCAGCGTTCCTCAGTTCGGAAGAAGCGACCCAGCACCAGCGCGATGATCGCGATCGTCAACGTCAGGATGACCGCCCCGGCGCCACCGTGGCCGAAGTCCTGGCCGCGGCCCAAGGCGACGTAGAACAGGTACACCAGCGGTGGCCGCGCGTACGGCGGGTACCCGGCGAAGGTGGACATGATGTTGAAGAACTCGTCGAAGGCCTGGAAGGCGTTGATGAGCAGTAGTAGGACCACCGCGACGCTGGTCGGGCGCAGCAGCGGCAGCGTGATGTAGCGGAACGCTTTCCAGCCGATCGCGCCGTCGATGGCGGCGGCCTCGTACAGGTTGGGGTTGATGCGTTGCAGGCCTGCGATGAACAGGATCATGTAGAACCCCACTTGCAGCCACAGCCTCGCCGAGACGATGACCAGCCAGTACCACGGCGGGCTGGTGACCGAGAGCCAGGGGATCGGGTCAGCGCCGAAGACATCCAGGACGGTGTTCGCCAACCCGAAACGCACCCCGGAGAAGATCGACATCTTCCAGATCAGCGCGGCAACCACGTAGGAGCATGCGGTGGGCAGGAAGAAGACGGAGCGGAAGAACGCTTGCGCCACCTGCACCCGTGAGACCAGCACCGCAGTGGCCAGGGACAGCATGAACGTCACCGGCACGATGAAGACAGCGAAGACGACGAAGGTCCACAGCGACTGGACAAAGTTGGGGTCGCCGAGCATATCGGCGTAATTCCGCAGCCCCACGAACTGGTCCGGGGTAGGTGAGACGGTGTTGCGGGCGTCGAAGAACGACAGGTAGATGCTCCACGCGATGGGGATGTAGATGAAGACGACCAACCCCGCGAAGAACGGTCCGACGAACACCCAGAACCATAGGTTCGTGTTGGCGCGACCAGCCAGACGGCGCCCCAGCGAGGGGCTGGTGGGGGTGAGCACGCCACCCCCCGCCGGGGCGGCGCTCACGAGGAGAACCGCTTCAGTTCGGCCTCCACCACGCCCTTGACCGTGTCCAGCTCAGCCTTGGGGTCAGCGCCGTTCTTGACGATGCGGCTCATCGCGTCGTTGAACGAGGACTGACTCTTGGGGCTCCACAGGATGTGGTTCTGCACGTAGCCGTTCTCTTTGGACAACCGCACCGCCTCGGCGGCAGGGCCGGAGGCGAGCTTGTCTGCCTTCTCGGCCACGGAGGTGCGCGCCGGGATGTGCAGACCGTAGGAGGTAGCCCAGTCTGTTTGGCTCTCCGTGTTTTCGATCCACAGCGACTTCACGAACGCCTTGGCCGCCTCGACGTCTGCCCCCTTGCTGTTGATGCAGGCCCCGTAGGCGCCGAGGGTGACGTTCGGGTTGCCGCCGGGCATCGCCGGCCAGGGCAGCACCCCGATGTCGTTACCAAGGGCTGCGGTGATCGCCGGCAGGTTCCACAACCCTGTGAACTGCATGGCCGCCAGGCCTTGAGTCAGGGCGTCGGGGGCGAACCAGTCGTTGGGCGCGCCGAGCAGAACCACCTTGTCGGTGTACATCTTTCGCAGCAGCGACAGCGCCTGCGCGGCCTTGGGGTCATCGAAGCCGACCTTGCCGTCATCGGTGAGCAGGTCCAGACCCGCCGAACGCAACATCGGCCCACCCATGAGGCCCGCGCCACCGTCGTTACCCAGGAAGAGGCCCTTGACCTTGCCGGTGGTCAACGCGGCCGCCGCGACCATCAGCTCATCCATGCTCTTCGGCGGTTTCATACCGGCTGCTTCCAGCAGGGAAGGCCGGTAGATGAGCAGCTGCATGTCCATCACCTGCGGCACGGCCCAGATCTTGTCCTGGTAGGTGACCCGCTTCAGCAGCGCCTCGTTGAAGTCGCTCTTGGCGTCGCCGAACAGGTCGGTGACGTCGCTGACCTGCCCGGAGGTGATCATGTCGATGGTGGGGCCGTTGCCGTACTCGAAGATGTCCGGGGCGCCGTCTGTCTGCAGGGTCGCCACAACCGTGTTGTCGTAGTCGCCCGGCTTCCACGTGACCTTGATGTCGGCGTCGGGGTAGTCGGCGGCGTACCGCTCCACGGCCTGCTGGGTACCGACCTCACCGTATTGGTGGTACCACTGCGACAGGCTCGGCTTGGCGCCGCCACCGGCACCGCCCGAGGCCGAACCCGTCTCCGGGCGGCCGGTGTTGTTGCCGCAGGCAGCCAACGCGCCCGCTGCTGCCAGCGCACCGCTCCAAGCGAGAAGGCGACGGCGGGTGATCTCGGGGGCGGGTCGGGCGCTCATGTGGTTCTCCTTCGGGGCAGTGGCCGCCGCTGGGGACGCGACGATTCGAGGGACCTCAGGCAGCAGTCTTGCCGCTTGAACCGACGCATTGGGCGCAGACGACCCTCCGTGTCGGGTTCAGCAAACCGCAGGCTTCGTCCCGCCGCGCGTTGGACGCAGCATCTGTGCCTGCGACAGTGAGCATGGAGAAGTGTCGAGCGACAACCTACGTTCGATCGGTCAACCTGCGGGAGGCAAACCGTGCACAGGCCCATCACCGACACCCCGGATTCCCGCTTCGACCCGCTGGCGTCGTTGCGGGAGCCTGACGGCCCTGCGTTCGATCTGTTCCTGCAGGGCATGGTCTTTCTCGACATCATCTTCACCGGCCTGGAAGCCATGCCCCGCAACGGCCAAGAGGTGTGGGCCGACGGCATGGGCTCCTGCCCTGGCGGCATCGCCAACCTCGCCGTGGCCGCCTCCCGGCTGGGGCTGCGCACCTCGCTGGGCGCCGCCTTCGGCGACGATGACTACGGCGAGTTCTGTTGGCGCACGCTGGAACAAGAGGGCGTCGACCTGTCCACGAGCAAACGCTGCCCGGACTGGCATTCGCCGGTGACGGTCTCCATCGCTGCCGAGGGGGATCGCAACATGATCACCCACGGACATGAGGAGCCGGAGTGCCCCTCGGCGATGATCGGCCGCCCGCCGCGTTCACGCGCCGTCCTGATGGACCTGGCCACTCCCGACACGGCCGGTGAGGCGAGTTGGGTGGAGGCAGCCTATGAGGACGGCGCACTGATCTTCGCCGACGTCGGCTGGGATCAAACCGGCCGCTGGGATCAGCAGATCCTTACCGCGCTACAACGGTGTCACGCCTTCATGCCCAATGCCGGTGAGGCGATGGCCTACACCCGCACCGAGACCCCGCAGGACGCGCTGTACGCACTGGCCGACCTGGTCCCGTTAGCGGTGGTGACGAACGGCCCGCACGGTGCCCTCGCCTATGACTCGACCACCGGGGAGGAAGCCAACGTTCCCGCGCTGCGGGTAGAGGCGATCGACCCGACAGGTGCCGGTGACGTGTTCGGCGCGGCTGTCACCCTGGGCACCCTGGCCGGATGGTCGCTACACAACCGCCTCGCGTTCGCAGCGCTGTGCTCCTCGCTGGCGGTGCAGCAGGTCGGCGGTTCGCTGGCCGCACCGGGCTGGGGAGACATCGTCGACTGGTGGCAGGCGACCAAGAGCATCACCGGCGGCGGCGCCTATCAGTCATCGCTGCGTCGGCGGTATGAGTTCCTGGATGACCTCCTTCCGGAGAAATCCTGCGGGGTCGTACACCGCGCGCGGGCCACAATCGCCCGCCTCTCCGACGCCTGAGGGCCGGCCCGCCGCTGCCCCCCCGCCCGCTACGCCCGTTGGGCGCCGGGCTTGACCATGCCGCCGGCAGGCAGATCAGCCACGTCGATCGATCCGTCCATCGCCCGATCGCTGCTCAGCCATTCCCTATCGGTGGGCGCCTCTCGCGCCTATAGATATATCTTGACATGTCGTAGACCTATCGCGATACTCAATATGTGGCAGTCCGCCACACCCCAACGCGAAGGAGACATGTGATGAATACCGACGACACCCGCCGCGAGCATGGATGCGGCGAAACCGAACAGTCCGACGCACACTGCGAGCACGAACCGTGGCAGCACGGCGGACCGGGCAGGGCACGTGGCCGAGGATGCGGACCGGCCGGGGAAGAGGAGCGCGGACTTGGACACGGCGGTTTCGGCCGGGGCCGCTTCGGCGGCCGTCGAGGACGTCGCGCTCGCCGAGGCGAGGTGCGCGAAGCAGCTCTGCTATTGCTGGCTGAAGAGCCGATGAACGGCTATCAGATCATGCAGACACTGCATGATCGGACAGGCGGCAGCTGGCGCCCCAGCCCCGGGGCCATGTACCCGGCGCTCGCCCTGCTCACCGACGAAGGACTCATCGAACCGGTGGAGATCGAGGGGCGGAAGGCACTGCGACTCACCGAAGCCGCAGCAGAACAGGTCGCCACGCTGCAACAACGCCCCGCTCCGTGGGAGGCCGCAGCGCAACAGGACGCCGGCGCTGCGGGGGAACTGTGGAGCGCCTACACCCAGCTCGGGTTGGCGGCCAGGGCTGTCGGTGCCACGCACGATGAGGCGCAGATGCGCCGCGCGACCGAAGCCTTGACTGCGGCCCGCTCAGCGATCTACCGCGTCCTGGCTGACGAGGGCTGAACCCCGAGCCCGGGCAGGGGCAGTGAGCTGGCTTCGTTGCCGCTTTTCAGCGCCAAGCCCACCGGTCCGTAGCCAACTGCAGCCGTGTTCTCATCAATTTCTGATTCGCCCGCCCCGCGACCGGTGAACGCCGGTCGCGGGCGAATCGTAAGCCGCCTCGACACCGGCACGCCGGTGAGCGTTCTGCCGAACGGGCTCGTCAGCGCCGTGAGTCCGATTCGCGGCCGCGACCGGAGCCTCTGAGGCCGATCGCTCATCCGCGCTACCTGCCCGGTAGCCTCGCCCTGCGTTCGAACTGGGTCCCGACGACCTCACCGATCGGCTCCCGCCACCAGAGGCAAGCGACTCTGGTCGGCTTCATCACCTGCCTTGCGACGCGGAGCACCACCATCTGTGCACGGCCTTGGCAGCGAGCGTCGCGGCAGGCCGCCGACCGTTCGAGCCGGCGCGCCACCTCTGGCGGTTATGCAGACAGCAGCCTGCGCAGCAACTCATCGGCGAGCTCGGGGTCGCCCTGATTCGCTTCTTCGCGCTGGACCCACTGATCGACCTCGACCATGACGGCGATCGTCAGGGATCGTTGTAACTCCACGGGCAGGTGCGCATCGACGCAATCCAATTCCCGGCCCCGTTCGAGAATCGCGTGCAGCCAACCTCGCAGAGTCGATTGCATCTCCTCCAAGGCGGGGACCCGTGGCGCATCGCTCAAATGCGCGAGTCGCCCGGCCTGCACCGTTCGCGGGTCGCGGCGTGCAGCCGAATCCACGTTCTCGACGACGCGGCGGATCGTCGGCCAGAACGTGGTGTCATCGAGCAGCGCGGGGTCGGGCAGGATCACCTGCTCCTGCAGCGCGCGGAGTCGATCCGCGAGAACCCGCTCGAACAGGTCCTTCTTCTCTCCGATGCTCTCCGAGAACGACTTCTTGGGGATGTCAGCCTCGGCCAGGACGTCACTGAGCGAAGCAGCCGCGTAGCCGCAACGCTCGAACGCTGACGCAGCCACGTCGAGCAGCTCGGCCAGTTCGTCGGGATGGATGGGGCGCGACGATCTGCCCACGACAGCCTCCTTGAGGTTGGTCAACCCCAGTCTTGCCCACTCCACCGCCGCAGGCACGCCAGCGCTCCCACCGGGCCGCTACGTTCACAGGCGCGCATACTGGACGACATGTCGCAGCGGAATGTCCTCGGCGGTGAACTCGAAGAGTGCGGAACCGAGCCCCTGACGGGGTTCTATCGCGACGGTTGTTGCTCATTCGGTCCGCAGGACACCGGCTATCACTCGATCTGTGCCGTGATGACGGAGGAGTTCCTGCGTCATCAGCAACTCATCGGCAACGACTTGTCGACCCCGCGACCCCAGTTCGGGTTCAGCGGTCTGCTGCCGGGCGATCCGTGGTGCGTGACGGCCCGCAATTGGCTGATCTCGCACGAAGCGGGCGTGGCGGCGCCAGTGCGACTGGCCGCGACGAACGAGGCCACCCTCGACATCGTGCCCTTGGACCTGTTGCGCAGCTATGCCGTCGACGCCCCGGACGACCTGCGCTCCCTCGAAGATTGACAGTGCTGAACCGGGGCACCGGCCACTGCTGTGACCGGCGCCCCGTGTTCAGTACGGCTGACCCGCGCGCGTCGATATGGCATTGACCGAGGCCGCGCGCGAGGAGCTACCTTCGTGCGCGTTCTCCGTCAGTGCCCGTGACGACCGGTTCGCCGACGATGAGGTTGTGGTCTCGGGACCAGAACAGGTACTTCGAGCCGAGGTTCACCATCGAGGCGACACGGTTGCGCCCACCCAGCAGCGCCCGGATGTGCACGGCGTTCCACACCAGCCAGGCGGGGAAGCCGGTCAGGTTCGGGAACGCCTTGGCCTCAGCGACGGCGTCGCTGCGCCCGATGGTGGCCAGGCTGCCGAGGTCGCGATATTCGAACGTGGGCGGCTGCTGTCCGTGGATCTGGGCGGCGATGACAGCCCCCACGTGTTCCCCGGTCTGCAGCGCAGGCTGGGCCTGCTGCGGTAGCGGGGAGTCCTCGCGCAGGCTGATGTCCCCTGCGACGAATATCCGTTCGTGCCCGAGGGCGCGCATCTGGTCATCGACAAGGATGCGACCGCCCTTGCCTTGCTTCAAACCCCACCGACCGACCGCTTCGGCAGCTTGAATACCGCTGGCCCACACGACGATCTGCGCGGGGAGGAACTCCTCGTGCTTTGTATCGCCGTCCTTGGTCGCCAGGGTCACCCCCTCGTCGGAGACTGCGGTGACCGACGTGCCGAGCCGCAGGTCGACGCCGCGCGAGCGCAACGCCTGCTCGGCATACTCGCGGCTGCCCGAGGTGAACGGCATGAGCACGTGCGGGGCCATCTCGACCAGCGTGATCCGAATGCGCTCCGGGTCGAGTTCAGGAAACAGCACGGGTAGATCGATATGGCACATCTCGGCCATAGCGCCGGCCATCTCGACACCGGTCGCCCCAGCGCCGACGATGACGACCCGTAGGTCTTCGTCCTGGCCGGCTCGGGCAGCGCGTTCGAGGGCGTGCTGGGTCGCATCGCGAAGGGCGAGCGCCTGCCTGCGCGTATAGAGGGGATAGCTGTACTTGTCCGCACCCTCGATGCCGAAATAGTTGACGACGACGCCGGTGCAGATGAGCAGATAGTCGTACCAGACGACCCGTCCGTCCTTCAGGTGTAGGTGACGGGCCTCGTGATCCATCGCCTCGACCTCGCCGAGGATGAACTGTGCCCCGTAGTTGGCGCCGTGCACGGAGCGCAACGCCCAGGTGACATCGCCGGGGTTCAGAGTTGCCGTGGCAACTTGGTAGAGCAGCGGTTGGAAAGTGTTGTACGCATTGCGGTCGATGATCGTGACGTCGACAGGTTCGTCGCGCAGTCGGCGGGCGGCTGCCAGGCCCGCGAAACCGCCGCCGACGATGACGATGTGGGGACGACGGGCCCCGTGTTGGTCGTGGGTTTGCCCCTCGGGCTGAGTCGAGCGGGCACGAGAGGGGATGAGTCGCCGGATATCAAAGGCGGATGTAGTCATCTCGCTCCTTCCGTGGAGACGTGTGGCGCAGAGTTTCTAGGGCTGATCAGCCCGAGCTCACAGCGCTGCAATTCCGATACCCACCACCACAGCGACGAAACGCGGCGCGACACCTAGTGAGACGAAAGTCAGCAGGCCCCGCCTGCTTCCCGGTGCCCGTCGCGCACCCGAAGCGCGAACAAGGCCAGCGCGGCGGCGGTGCGGTACCGGACGAAGGGCCGTAGGTCGTTGGTCGAGACGTATCGCAGCAGCCACGCGATGACTGCGTACCCGATGCCGAAGCTGACCGTGGTGGACGCCGCGATCGGCCCCCA
Protein-coding regions in this window:
- a CDS encoding carbohydrate ABC transporter permease; translated protein: MSTPHVVRRGARSQLATFTRYAALSIAALFFLIPFYLLVRNAFMTQAEMTAPEWQWVPQHWSLDNFRDLFANPAVPMSRALLNSVVVSFVQTAGVLVLSAMAGYGLARIPYRWSNVVFGLITATLLIPAAVTFVPSFVLVSTLGWVSTLRGLIVPGLFQALATFLFRQFYLGFPKEIEEAAFIDGLGYWGTFWRIVIPNSLGFGAAIGTITFIGAWNAFLWPLVIGQDSQAWTVQIALSTFLTAQTINLPQLFAAALVAILPMLLIFLFLQRWIVEGVERTGIAGD
- a CDS encoding carbohydrate ABC transporter permease, whose protein sequence is MSAAPAGGGVLTPTSPSLGRRLAGRANTNLWFWVFVGPFFAGLVVFIYIPIAWSIYLSFFDARNTVSPTPDQFVGLRNYADMLGDPNFVQSLWTFVVFAVFIVPVTFMLSLATAVLVSRVQVAQAFFRSVFFLPTACSYVVAALIWKMSIFSGVRFGLANTVLDVFGADPIPWLSVTSPPWYWLVIVSARLWLQVGFYMILFIAGLQRINPNLYEAAAIDGAIGWKAFRYITLPLLRPTSVAVVLLLLINAFQAFDEFFNIMSTFAGYPPYARPPLVYLFYVALGRGQDFGHGGAGAVILTLTIAIIALVLGRFFRTEER
- a CDS encoding ABC transporter substrate-binding protein; its protein translation is MSARPAPEITRRRLLAWSGALAAAGALAACGNNTGRPETGSASGGAGGGAKPSLSQWYHQYGEVGTQQAVERYAADYPDADIKVTWKPGDYDNTVVATLQTDGAPDIFEYGNGPTIDMITSGQVSDVTDLFGDAKSDFNEALLKRVTYQDKIWAVPQVMDMQLLIYRPSLLEAAGMKPPKSMDELMVAAAALTTGKVKGLFLGNDGGAGLMGGPMLRSAGLDLLTDDGKVGFDDPKAAQALSLLRKMYTDKVVLLGAPNDWFAPDALTQGLAAMQFTGLWNLPAITAALGNDIGVLPWPAMPGGNPNVTLGAYGACINSKGADVEAAKAFVKSLWIENTESQTDWATSYGLHIPARTSVAEKADKLASGPAAEAVRLSKENGYVQNHILWSPKSQSSFNDAMSRIVKNGADPKAELDTVKGVVEAELKRFSS
- a CDS encoding carbohydrate kinase family protein gives rise to the protein MHRPITDTPDSRFDPLASLREPDGPAFDLFLQGMVFLDIIFTGLEAMPRNGQEVWADGMGSCPGGIANLAVAASRLGLRTSLGAAFGDDDYGEFCWRTLEQEGVDLSTSKRCPDWHSPVTVSIAAEGDRNMITHGHEEPECPSAMIGRPPRSRAVLMDLATPDTAGEASWVEAAYEDGALIFADVGWDQTGRWDQQILTALQRCHAFMPNAGEAMAYTRTETPQDALYALADLVPLAVVTNGPHGALAYDSTTGEEANVPALRVEAIDPTGAGDVFGAAVTLGTLAGWSLHNRLAFAALCSSLAVQQVGGSLAAPGWGDIVDWWQATKSITGGGAYQSSLRRRYEFLDDLLPEKSCGVVHRARATIARLSDA
- a CDS encoding PadR family transcriptional regulator, translated to MNTDDTRREHGCGETEQSDAHCEHEPWQHGGPGRARGRGCGPAGEEERGLGHGGFGRGRFGGRRGRRARRGEVREAALLLLAEEPMNGYQIMQTLHDRTGGSWRPSPGAMYPALALLTDEGLIEPVEIEGRKALRLTEAAAEQVATLQQRPAPWEAAAQQDAGAAGELWSAYTQLGLAARAVGATHDEAQMRRATEALTAARSAIYRVLADEG
- a CDS encoding TetR/AcrR family transcriptional regulator: MGRSSRPIHPDELAELLDVAASAFERCGYAAASLSDVLAEADIPKKSFSESIGEKKDLFERVLADRLRALQEQVILPDPALLDDTTFWPTIRRVVENVDSAARRDPRTVQAGRLAHLSDAPRVPALEEMQSTLRGWLHAILERGRELDCVDAHLPVELQRSLTIAVMVEVDQWVQREEANQGDPELADELLRRLLSA
- a CDS encoding DUF2237 family protein, with the protein product MSQRNVLGGELEECGTEPLTGFYRDGCCSFGPQDTGYHSICAVMTEEFLRHQQLIGNDLSTPRPQFGFSGLLPGDPWCVTARNWLISHEAGVAAPVRLAATNEATLDIVPLDLLRSYAVDAPDDLRSLED
- a CDS encoding NAD(P)/FAD-dependent oxidoreductase; amino-acid sequence: MTTSAFDIRRLIPSRARSTQPEGQTHDQHGARRPHIVIVGGGFAGLAAARRLRDEPVDVTIIDRNAYNTFQPLLYQVATATLNPGDVTWALRSVHGANYGAQFILGEVEAMDHEARHLHLKDGRVVWYDYLLICTGVVVNYFGIEGADKYSYPLYTRRQALALRDATQHALERAARAGQDEDLRVVIVGAGATGVEMAGAMAEMCHIDLPVLFPELDPERIRITLVEMAPHVLMPFTSGSREYAEQALRSRGVDLRLGTSVTAVSDEGVTLATKDGDTKHEEFLPAQIVVWASGIQAAEAVGRWGLKQGKGGRILVDDQMRALGHERIFVAGDISLREDSPLPQQAQPALQTGEHVGAVIAAQIHGQQPPTFEYRDLGSLATIGRSDAVAEAKAFPNLTGFPAWLVWNAVHIRALLGGRNRVASMVNLGSKYLFWSRDHNLIVGEPVVTGTDGERARR